The proteins below come from a single Halostagnicola larsenii XH-48 genomic window:
- the gyrA gene encoding DNA gyrase subunit A, with the protein MSSDVPEPTDVEARTVETVRIEDEMEQSYIDYAMSVIAGRALPDARDGLKPVHRRILYAMHELGVTSGSSHRKSSSIVGETMGDYHPHGDSAIYDTLVRMAQDFSMRYPLVDGQGNFGSMDGDPAAAPRYTEARMSALSEELLEDIDKDTVDFQSNYDDRLEEPTVLPSSFPNLLVNGSSGIAVGMSTNIPPHNLGEVIDATIELIDNPDSTVEDLMEHVKGPDFPTGANIVGRDAIYSAYATGRGRLRVRAEFEVEEWKTDRERIVITELPYQANKARIVERIAEDVNEGEIEGISDLRDESDRNGVRVVIDLKRGANSDVVKNKLLENHLERTFGVINLALVDGQPRVLSLKETLEEYVSHRREVVRRRSEYDLEEAEDRAHILEGRLKALENVEDVVELIRNSEDRSAAKSGLASEFDFSESQAEHIVRMQLGSLTSMESAEIEDEYEEVQAEIDRLTAILESESKLLTVIKDELREIKDEYDDDRRTSIIEDQGTVTHEDLIPEEDVVVVMTEDDYVKRMPIDAFDPQGRGGKGIIGADVKEGDRVSAVFQANTHDYLLCFTNHGQVYQLKTYEIPEMGRTARGKSAVNILDLDDGEEITAVVDTDSFEDDECVTMVTKNGYVKRTAGEEFDNILTTGIIAASLEESDELVDVEVTDGTTDLVIATERGMTIRFDENEVREMGRNARGVNGIKLQGDGDDRDAVAGLVAMDQDDDRSLLTVTQNGYGKRTLLSEYSKQSRYGKGLIDIKTNERNGPVTAVKAVTEDDHLVAMSERGQIMRTRAGEISTVGRNTMGVTIMDVEADDAVASVDVIPAVAAGDVSESDESSE; encoded by the coding sequence ATGAGCTCAGACGTACCCGAACCCACGGATGTAGAGGCTCGGACGGTCGAAACCGTCCGCATCGAAGACGAGATGGAACAGAGCTACATCGACTACGCGATGAGCGTCATCGCGGGTCGTGCCCTCCCCGACGCCCGCGACGGGCTCAAGCCCGTCCACCGACGCATCCTGTACGCGATGCACGAACTGGGCGTCACCAGCGGCTCGAGCCACCGGAAGTCGTCCTCGATCGTCGGCGAAACGATGGGTGACTATCACCCACACGGCGACAGCGCGATTTACGACACACTCGTCCGAATGGCACAGGACTTCTCGATGCGCTATCCCCTCGTCGACGGCCAGGGGAACTTCGGGTCGATGGACGGCGATCCGGCCGCAGCGCCCCGATACACTGAGGCACGGATGTCCGCGCTCTCCGAGGAGCTACTCGAGGACATCGACAAGGACACCGTCGACTTCCAGTCGAACTACGACGACCGACTCGAGGAACCGACCGTGCTTCCCTCCTCGTTCCCGAACCTGCTCGTCAACGGCTCCTCGGGCATCGCGGTCGGGATGTCGACGAACATTCCACCGCACAACCTCGGCGAGGTGATCGACGCGACGATCGAACTCATCGACAACCCCGATTCGACCGTCGAGGACCTGATGGAACACGTCAAGGGACCCGACTTCCCGACCGGCGCGAACATCGTCGGCCGCGACGCCATCTACTCGGCCTACGCAACCGGACGCGGCCGACTCCGGGTTCGGGCCGAGTTCGAGGTCGAGGAGTGGAAAACCGATCGGGAACGCATCGTCATCACGGAGCTTCCCTACCAGGCGAACAAGGCACGAATCGTCGAGCGAATCGCCGAAGACGTCAACGAGGGCGAAATCGAGGGGATTTCGGACCTGCGAGACGAGTCCGACCGAAACGGCGTTCGGGTCGTCATCGACCTCAAACGCGGCGCAAACAGCGACGTCGTCAAGAACAAACTGCTCGAGAATCACTTAGAGCGGACTTTCGGCGTCATCAACCTCGCACTGGTCGACGGCCAACCGCGGGTCCTCTCGCTCAAAGAGACCCTAGAGGAGTACGTCTCCCACCGCAGGGAGGTCGTCCGCCGGCGCAGTGAGTACGACCTCGAAGAGGCCGAGGATCGCGCCCACATTCTCGAGGGACGGTTGAAGGCCCTCGAGAACGTCGAGGACGTCGTCGAACTCATTCGCAATTCCGAGGACCGCTCGGCGGCGAAATCCGGGCTCGCATCCGAGTTCGACTTCTCCGAGTCGCAGGCAGAACACATCGTCCGGATGCAACTGGGCAGCCTCACATCGATGGAATCCGCGGAGATCGAAGACGAGTACGAGGAGGTCCAAGCGGAGATCGACCGCCTGACCGCGATTCTCGAGAGCGAGTCGAAACTGCTGACCGTCATCAAAGACGAACTTCGGGAGATCAAAGACGAGTACGACGACGACCGCCGAACCTCGATCATCGAGGATCAGGGGACGGTCACCCACGAGGACCTCATTCCGGAAGAAGACGTCGTCGTCGTCATGACCGAAGACGACTACGTCAAACGGATGCCGATCGACGCCTTCGACCCCCAGGGTAGAGGCGGCAAAGGGATCATCGGCGCGGACGTCAAAGAGGGCGACCGCGTGTCGGCGGTGTTCCAGGCGAACACCCACGACTACCTGCTTTGCTTTACGAACCACGGGCAGGTCTATCAACTGAAAACCTACGAGATTCCCGAGATGGGCCGGACGGCACGCGGCAAATCCGCCGTCAACATCCTCGATCTCGACGACGGCGAGGAGATCACGGCGGTCGTCGACACCGACTCGTTCGAGGACGACGAGTGCGTGACGATGGTGACGAAAAACGGCTACGTCAAACGCACGGCCGGCGAGGAGTTCGACAACATCCTCACGACGGGCATCATCGCGGCGAGCCTCGAGGAGAGCGACGAACTCGTCGACGTCGAGGTGACAGACGGCACGACCGATCTCGTGATCGCGACCGAACGGGGGATGACCATCCGGTTCGACGAGAACGAGGTGCGCGAGATGGGACGCAACGCCCGCGGGGTCAACGGGATCAAACTCCAGGGCGACGGCGACGACCGCGACGCTGTGGCCGGACTCGTCGCGATGGATCAGGACGACGACCGTTCGCTGTTGACCGTCACCCAGAACGGCTACGGGAAACGGACGCTGCTCTCTGAGTACAGCAAACAGTCACGCTACGGCAAGGGGCTAATCGACATCAAAACCAACGAGCGAAACGGTCCCGTTACGGCCGTCAAAGCCGTCACCGAAGACGACCACCTCGTCGCGATGAGCGAACGCGGACAGATCATGCGGACTCGAGCAGGCGAGATTTCGACGGTCGGGCGCAACACAATGGGCGTGACCATCATGGACGTAGAAGCCGACGACGCCGTCGCGAGCGTCGACGTCATCCCGGCGGTCGCCGCAGGTGATGTGAGCGAGTCGGACGAATCGTCCGAATAG
- a CDS encoding Rrf2 family transcriptional regulator, giving the protein MSSIELTPSQKKILRALTNLHNETDDAIKGEDIAEQVDRNPGTIRNQMQSLKALQLVEGVPGPKGGYKPTAAAYEALEIQQMDDPASVPLEHEGEPVTDVIIEEIDLSSVHHPELCRAEIHVQGAIGDINEDDSVVVGPTPLSKLLIEGTVDGKDDTNNILILRIDEMVAPSEEAAH; this is encoded by the coding sequence ATGTCATCAATCGAACTCACTCCGAGCCAGAAGAAAATACTTCGCGCCCTGACGAATCTACACAACGAAACTGACGACGCGATCAAAGGCGAAGATATCGCAGAACAGGTCGACCGAAACCCGGGCACGATTCGCAACCAGATGCAGAGTCTCAAAGCCCTCCAGCTCGTCGAGGGTGTACCCGGTCCGAAAGGCGGATACAAACCGACCGCAGCAGCCTACGAAGCCCTCGAGATTCAGCAGATGGACGACCCCGCGTCCGTCCCACTTGAGCACGAAGGCGAACCCGTAACCGACGTAATCATCGAAGAGATCGACCTCTCGAGCGTCCACCACCCCGAACTCTGCCGCGCAGAGATTCACGTTCAGGGCGCGATCGGCGACATTAACGAGGACGATTCGGTCGTCGTCGGCCCGACGCCGCTCTCGAAACTCCTCATCGAAGGCACCGTCGACGGCAAGGACGATACGAACAACATTCTGATCCTTCGAATCGACGAGATGGTCGCACCGTCCGAAGAAGCCGCCCACTAA
- a CDS encoding metal-dependent transcriptional regulator, whose amino-acid sequence MMLSDVMEDYLKAIYQLQRDQDDRIKTSEIAAELDVTSPTVTSMLEKLEDRGLVDREKYRGVTLTAEGETVALEVVRHHRLLESYLTEHLDYDWSEVHAEADRLEHHISEAFERRVAAALDEPDVDPHGSPIPGADLEPPAEPDGDSVTEFERGDVVVVEEVADRDPEILSYLADHGVEPGVELEILEVAPFGMVTACAEDHDETVSLPEGVAHHVRVAPLPGLES is encoded by the coding sequence ATGATGCTGAGCGACGTGATGGAAGATTACCTCAAAGCCATCTACCAGCTTCAACGCGATCAGGACGATCGTATCAAGACCTCCGAGATCGCGGCCGAACTCGACGTCACGTCGCCGACGGTGACGAGCATGCTCGAGAAACTCGAAGATCGGGGGCTCGTCGATCGGGAGAAATATCGCGGCGTCACGTTGACCGCCGAGGGCGAGACGGTCGCGCTCGAGGTCGTCCGTCATCACAGACTCCTCGAGTCGTATCTGACAGAACACCTCGATTACGACTGGTCGGAAGTCCACGCGGAGGCGGATCGGCTCGAACACCACATTAGCGAGGCGTTCGAGCGTCGAGTCGCTGCCGCCCTCGACGAGCCGGACGTCGATCCACACGGCTCGCCGATCCCCGGTGCGGACTTAGAGCCCCCTGCAGAGCCCGACGGTGACTCGGTCACCGAGTTCGAACGAGGCGACGTCGTCGTCGTCGAGGAAGTCGCCGATCGGGACCCCGAAATCCTCTCGTACCTCGCCGATCACGGCGTCGAACCCGGCGTCGAACTCGAGATTCTCGAGGTCGCTCCCTTCGGGATGGTAACTGCATGCGCCGAGGATCACGATGAGACGGTGTCGCTGCCCGAGGGCGTCGCTCACCACGTTCGCGTTGCCCCCCTTCCCGGACTCGAGTCGTAA
- the rocF gene encoding arginase has translation MDRTVRIIGAPMDYGANRRGVDMGPSAIRYAGVAAELETTGLEVTDAGDLQMPRAEERDPEANQLNRGNAKFLREIEDVSRRLAREVGETIQEGVFPLVLGGDHSIAIGSMNGSARDADLGVVWFDAHADLNTPETSPSGNVHGMPLGAALGRGIFGEMDWAHAPRVREESVAYVGLRSIDDRERELIQQSDITSFTMSDIDSRGITTVVEEALDVATSGTDGIHVSLDLDWLDPKTAPGVGTPVRGGVTYREAHSALEAVSSRHAETGVLRSMDVVEVNPILDEANETATLAAELSASAFGKRIL, from the coding sequence ATGGACCGGACAGTTCGAATTATCGGTGCGCCGATGGACTACGGTGCGAACCGTCGAGGCGTCGACATGGGACCGTCGGCGATCAGGTACGCCGGCGTCGCCGCGGAGCTCGAGACCACCGGCCTCGAGGTGACCGACGCCGGAGATCTACAGATGCCCCGCGCGGAGGAACGAGATCCGGAAGCCAACCAGCTGAATCGCGGGAACGCGAAGTTCCTCCGGGAGATCGAAGACGTCTCGAGACGACTCGCTCGAGAGGTCGGCGAAACGATTCAGGAAGGAGTCTTTCCGCTGGTGCTCGGCGGCGATCACTCGATCGCGATCGGCTCGATGAACGGCTCGGCTCGCGACGCCGATCTGGGCGTCGTCTGGTTCGACGCGCACGCAGATCTCAACACACCTGAAACCTCACCCAGCGGGAACGTCCACGGAATGCCACTCGGTGCGGCCCTCGGACGCGGAATCTTCGGTGAGATGGACTGGGCGCACGCGCCTCGCGTCCGCGAGGAGTCAGTCGCGTACGTCGGCCTCCGGAGCATCGACGACCGGGAGCGCGAACTCATTCAACAGAGCGATATTACGTCGTTTACGATGTCAGACATCGATTCTCGCGGAATCACAACCGTTGTCGAAGAGGCTCTCGACGTCGCGACGAGTGGAACCGACGGCATCCACGTGAGCCTCGATCTGGACTGGCTCGATCCCAAAACCGCGCCCGGCGTCGGCACGCCTGTCCGTGGTGGCGTCACGTACCGCGAAGCACACTCCGCCCTTGAGGCCGTCTCGAGCCGTCACGCCGAAACTGGCGTCCTCCGGTCGATGGATGTCGTCGAAGTGAATCCGATCCTCGATGAGGCCAACGAAACGGCGACGCTCGCTGCCGAACTGAGCGCAAGCGCGTTCGGCAAGCGAATCCTCTAA
- a CDS encoding NAD(P)/FAD-dependent oxidoreductase produces MTDNVVVLGAGYAGAGAVKKLQSELEDDASLTWIADVNYHLVLHESHRVIRDPSVRSDITIPVGEIADRSTQFIQDEVTEIDTDERLVSLEDGDEVEYDYLMVGLGSQTAYYGIPGLEDHSLTLKSLDDALEIHESIKEASEEATRGEPAQIVIGGAGLSGIQTAGEIAEFRDIHRAPIDIHLVEALEEIFPGNDPEIQQALRDLLEEAGVEIHTDDPITEAEEGVIHFDEGEPLEFDTFVWTGGITGRDALDDTDLENEHNRVTTEANFQTSDERVFAIGDSAIIDQGDQPAPPTAQAAWQAAEVVGENIPRAIENRPLKTWEYDDKGTVISVGDKAVAHDVKMLPFDTFGGFPAKNLKKLIAARWMADITSWNRARTSWSSL; encoded by the coding sequence ATGACAGACAATGTTGTCGTGCTCGGTGCCGGATACGCCGGTGCCGGCGCGGTCAAGAAACTTCAATCGGAGCTCGAGGACGACGCGTCGCTCACGTGGATCGCAGACGTCAACTACCACCTCGTTCTCCACGAATCCCACCGCGTGATTCGCGACCCGAGCGTTCGATCCGACATTACGATCCCCGTCGGCGAAATCGCCGACCGCTCGACGCAGTTCATCCAGGACGAAGTCACCGAAATCGACACCGACGAACGACTCGTCTCCCTTGAGGACGGAGACGAAGTCGAGTACGACTATCTGATGGTCGGTCTCGGAAGCCAGACCGCCTACTACGGCATTCCGGGTCTCGAGGACCACTCGCTCACGCTCAAGAGCCTCGACGACGCACTCGAGATCCACGAATCGATCAAGGAAGCAAGCGAGGAAGCGACTCGCGGCGAACCGGCACAGATCGTCATCGGCGGCGCGGGACTGTCGGGAATTCAGACGGCGGGCGAAATCGCCGAGTTCCGCGACATCCACCGCGCGCCGATCGACATTCACCTGGTCGAAGCGCTCGAGGAGATCTTCCCCGGAAACGACCCGGAGATCCAGCAGGCCCTGCGCGACCTCCTCGAAGAGGCCGGCGTCGAAATCCACACCGACGACCCGATTACCGAAGCCGAAGAGGGCGTCATCCACTTCGACGAGGGCGAACCGCTCGAGTTCGACACCTTCGTCTGGACCGGCGGCATCACGGGCCGGGACGCACTCGACGACACCGACCTCGAGAACGAACACAACCGCGTCACCACCGAGGCGAACTTCCAGACCTCCGACGAGCGCGTCTTCGCGATCGGCGACTCGGCCATCATCGACCAGGGCGACCAGCCCGCCCCACCGACGGCCCAGGCCGCCTGGCAAGCAGCTGAAGTCGTCGGCGAAAACATCCCTCGAGCGATCGAGAACCGGCCGCTGAAGACCTGGGAGTACGACGACAAAGGGACCGTGATCTCGGTCGGCGACAAAGCGGTCGCCCACGATGTCAAGATGCTGCCGTTCGATACGTTCGGCGGCTTCCCCGCGAAGAACCTCAAGAAACTCATCGCCGCCCGCTGGATGGCCGACATCACGTCCTGGAACCGGGCTCGAACGTCCTGGTCGTCACTGTAA
- a CDS encoding acyltransferase, which yields MTDETDRSERTNRRHDRVRVHPTTGASNSLAHWTTARNPLQVAINYLVIWLVRISPSLRLKRWLMRRIGVTVGEGVSWGLEATPDVFWPELITVEDDAIVGYDATILCHEFLQDEYRTGEVVVGGRAMIGAGAIVLPGVEIGADARVAANSLVTRDVAPGTTVAGVPARPMGSDSSDGSREESSDGTGDDSRSE from the coding sequence GTGACCGACGAAACGGACCGAAGCGAGAGGACGAATCGGCGACACGACCGCGTCCGCGTCCATCCCACGACGGGGGCCTCGAACTCGCTCGCTCACTGGACGACCGCTCGGAACCCGCTGCAGGTAGCGATCAATTACCTCGTGATCTGGCTCGTCCGCATCTCGCCGAGCCTTCGGCTCAAGCGCTGGTTGATGCGCCGAATAGGCGTAACCGTCGGTGAGGGCGTCTCGTGGGGACTCGAGGCGACGCCCGACGTCTTCTGGCCCGAACTGATCACCGTCGAGGACGATGCCATCGTCGGTTACGATGCGACGATCCTCTGTCACGAGTTCCTCCAAGATGAGTACCGGACCGGCGAGGTCGTGGTGGGAGGGCGAGCGATGATCGGCGCGGGTGCGATCGTGTTACCCGGCGTCGAAATCGGTGCCGACGCGCGCGTGGCGGCGAACTCGCTCGTTACTCGAGACGTGGCCCCCGGAACGACGGTCGCCGGCGTCCCCGCACGACCGATGGGGAGCGACTCGAGCGACGGGTCCAGAGAGGAGTCGTCCGATGGCACCGGCGACGACTCTCGCTCTGAGTAA
- a CDS encoding Nmad3 family putative nucleotide modification protein produces the protein MTVVLAGIGADTTNLGALGGLAEDGRFDYVPIPEKTRHTSESETLGSWPLRTREGVAADLATTISPRPITDGETRISGAALDEWPFHRDPNFEALTYGEHRGGYVSRLRSLEPGDIVGFYAGLRRPDGDRAHRYLLGYFTVGTVDVLEPDSPLDQRRALLEAHSDNAHAKRARDGNAYLEDKTIVLIDGREPGGLFDRYPIRLSEYYVKPGNERAQYYLREEIADALSVTAGGENMMYKPAYRCSVSGEAFRDLVGIPGERSSADRLLTEFD, from the coding sequence ATGACTGTCGTCCTCGCCGGCATCGGTGCTGATACCACAAACCTCGGCGCGCTCGGGGGGCTCGCTGAGGACGGACGCTTCGATTACGTCCCGATCCCTGAAAAAACTCGACACACGAGCGAGTCAGAAACGCTCGGGTCGTGGCCGCTTCGAACACGCGAGGGAGTCGCGGCCGATCTCGCAACCACCATCTCTCCCCGTCCGATCACCGATGGTGAGACGCGGATTTCCGGAGCCGCCCTCGACGAGTGGCCGTTTCATCGCGATCCCAACTTCGAGGCGTTGACCTACGGGGAACATCGCGGCGGCTACGTCTCTCGACTTCGTTCTCTGGAACCCGGCGATATCGTCGGATTTTACGCGGGGCTCCGGCGACCGGACGGCGACCGTGCACACCGGTACCTTCTCGGTTACTTCACGGTTGGAACGGTCGACGTACTCGAGCCCGACTCGCCTCTCGACCAGCGACGAGCCTTGCTCGAGGCTCATTCCGATAACGCTCACGCGAAACGCGCACGCGATGGGAACGCCTATCTCGAGGACAAGACGATCGTGCTGATCGACGGACGCGAACCCGGCGGGTTGTTCGATCGGTATCCGATTCGCCTCAGCGAGTACTACGTCAAACCCGGCAACGAGCGGGCACAGTATTACCTCCGCGAGGAGATCGCCGACGCGCTCTCGGTCACCGCCGGCGGGGAGAACATGATGTACAAGCCGGCCTACCGCTGTTCGGTATCGGGCGAGGCCTTTCGGGACCTCGTTGGAATCCCGGGCGAGCGCTCGAGCGCGGATCGGCTCCTCACGGAGTTCGACTGA
- a CDS encoding EamA family transporter, which produces MEYLLWVVIAVLAYSVVAPLTSIATQDVPAAVGLFLATVVFLVITTVVLFLTGTVDPSYAVSEDAAYIYVGGVFLTIGILAYTSALEAGPVSVVVPIYGMFIVGSSVLGIFFLDETLSVTRGAGIACAIVAIYLSAGEQ; this is translated from the coding sequence ATGGAATATCTGCTGTGGGTCGTGATCGCAGTTCTGGCGTACTCGGTCGTCGCCCCGCTCACGAGTATCGCAACGCAAGACGTGCCGGCCGCAGTAGGACTCTTTCTCGCGACGGTCGTGTTTCTCGTGATTACAACGGTGGTGTTGTTCCTGACGGGCACCGTCGATCCGTCCTACGCGGTTTCAGAGGACGCCGCGTACATTTACGTCGGCGGAGTGTTCCTCACGATCGGCATTCTCGCGTACACATCGGCGCTCGAGGCCGGCCCGGTCAGCGTCGTCGTACCGATTTACGGCATGTTCATCGTCGGGAGCTCCGTGCTTGGAATCTTCTTTCTCGACGAGACGCTCTCGGTGACCCGCGGTGCAGGAATCGCCTGTGCAATCGTCGCGATCTACCTTAGTGCGGGTGAACAGTAG
- a CDS encoding EamA family transporter, which translates to MVRRYLSLSLVAFIAYSLVAPVMKIAMESVPSTVAVFLSNFVLLVLVGGVLVYRGMSVRPYLSHPKTPYIAGWGITLAVGLLAYYRALELGPVSVVVPIYGLFIALSSVIGIVFLEESLTARKVAGIGFAVLAIVLMSL; encoded by the coding sequence GTGGTCCGTCGCTATCTCTCCCTGTCGCTCGTTGCGTTCATCGCGTACAGTCTGGTTGCGCCGGTGATGAAAATCGCGATGGAGTCGGTTCCGAGCACGGTGGCCGTCTTCCTCTCGAACTTCGTCCTGCTCGTGCTGGTTGGCGGCGTATTGGTTTACAGAGGTATGTCGGTTCGGCCGTACCTATCCCACCCGAAAACGCCCTACATCGCTGGCTGGGGGATCACGCTGGCAGTCGGTCTCCTAGCGTACTACCGCGCGCTCGAACTCGGTCCAGTCAGCGTCGTCGTTCCCATCTACGGGCTCTTCATCGCCCTGAGCTCCGTCATCGGCATCGTCTTCCTCGAGGAATCGCTCACGGCTCGAAAGGTAGCGGGTATCGGGTTCGCGGTGCTTGCTATCGTGCTTATGTCCCTGTGA
- a CDS encoding RNA-guided pseudouridylation complex pseudouridine synthase subunit Cbf5 → MALRGPPDDRSPAELLTFGVVNLDKPPGPSSHQVSGWIRDAVDDSLERADAGTTIDRAAHAGTLDPKVTGCLPVMLGDATRLAQAFLEGEKEYVAVLETHATVPADAESVIGEFEGPIYQKPPRKSAVSRRLRVRELYDLEVLEAADRQVLLRIRCESGTYVRKLCHDIGLALGTGGHMGHLRRTATEPFDDSTLCTAEDFVDALAFWLEDDDPEPLFELVSPGERILEHIPSVVIADSAAREVAEGAPVYAPGVLEVPDADRGSLVTCYTQNGAAVCLGTLVGDASSESGTVVELERVLV, encoded by the coding sequence ATGGCTCTCCGTGGCCCACCGGACGACCGTTCGCCCGCCGAGTTGCTCACCTTCGGCGTTGTCAATCTCGACAAACCGCCCGGCCCGTCCTCCCATCAGGTCAGCGGCTGGATTCGTGACGCCGTCGATGATTCGCTTGAGCGCGCCGACGCCGGAACGACGATCGATCGCGCGGCCCACGCCGGTACGCTCGACCCCAAGGTTACTGGGTGTCTACCGGTCATGCTCGGGGATGCAACTCGTCTCGCACAGGCTTTTCTCGAGGGCGAAAAGGAGTACGTGGCCGTCCTCGAAACCCACGCAACGGTTCCTGCGGACGCCGAGTCCGTTATCGGGGAGTTTGAGGGCCCGATCTACCAGAAACCCCCTCGGAAAAGCGCCGTCTCGCGTCGTCTGCGCGTTCGCGAACTGTACGATCTCGAGGTGCTCGAAGCCGCCGATCGACAGGTTCTGTTGCGGATTCGCTGCGAGAGTGGCACCTACGTCCGGAAACTCTGTCACGATATCGGGCTCGCGCTCGGAACCGGCGGCCACATGGGTCACCTCCGTCGAACGGCGACGGAACCGTTCGACGACAGCACGCTTTGTACCGCCGAGGATTTCGTCGACGCCCTCGCCTTCTGGCTCGAGGACGACGACCCGGAGCCCCTCTTCGAACTCGTCAGCCCCGGCGAGCGGATCCTCGAGCACATTCCCTCGGTCGTCATCGCCGATAGTGCGGCCCGGGAGGTCGCCGAAGGCGCGCCGGTATACGCCCCCGGCGTGCTCGAGGTCCCCGACGCTGATCGAGGTTCGCTCGTGACTTGTTACACCCAAAACGGGGCGGCAGTCTGTCTCGGAACGCTCGTCGGTGACGCCTCGAGCGAGTCGGGGACCGTCGTCGAACTCGAGCGCGTGCTCGTGTGA
- the cmk gene encoding (d)CMP kinase: protein MLLTVSGPPGSGKSTTAELLAETFDLSHVSGGDIFRELAEERGYTPLEFNKLAEENDDIDRDLDRRLREIAIEEDDLVLESRLAGWLAGDYADFRFWLDAPASVRGERIAEREEKDPVRATEETQAREASEAQRYREYYGIDIRDLTIYDLSVNTARWEPDAVLDMLVTAVDEYDQHGDEGKAPIELDAEF, encoded by the coding sequence ATGTTACTCACCGTCTCCGGACCGCCGGGAAGCGGAAAGAGCACGACAGCCGAGTTGCTTGCTGAGACCTTCGACCTCTCGCACGTCAGCGGCGGTGATATCTTCCGGGAACTCGCCGAGGAACGCGGCTATACCCCTCTCGAATTCAACAAACTCGCCGAGGAAAACGACGATATCGACCGCGATCTGGACCGTCGGCTCCGCGAGATCGCGATCGAGGAAGACGACCTCGTTCTCGAGTCACGACTCGCCGGGTGGCTCGCGGGCGATTACGCGGACTTTCGGTTCTGGCTCGATGCACCCGCGAGCGTCCGCGGCGAACGGATCGCTGAGCGAGAGGAGAAAGACCCGGTCCGGGCGACGGAGGAAACGCAGGCTCGAGAAGCGAGTGAAGCCCAGCGGTATCGGGAGTACTACGGGATCGATATCCGCGATCTGACGATCTACGATCTCTCGGTCAACACCGCCAGGTGGGAGCCAGACGCCGTACTCGACATGCTCGTGACCGCAGTCGATGAATACGACCAACACGGGGACGAGGGGAAGGCCCCGATCGAACTGGACGCCGAGTTTTGA
- a CDS encoding DUF106 domain-containing protein, translated as MTRTADKINSLVREDGSMTEALEAIRETADRNGGEIEWSDVRDDLTSGQWGRLIEKGILVDGDEGFEIANRDAYDEALDGDGGGSATDVPDVDIDEDEAKWSQWDKMAGVGAILLMFGYWLNSVGDTVGRTVDMVFGPLDAALPFYAVIIAVSMLTGLYSTLLQANLMNTERIGKYQERMNAMQEKQKDVRERKKEAEERGASEAELEALENEMQQAREEQMEAMADNLGMFKEQFRPMVWIMLFTIPLFLWMYWKVSTLQGAERYVIMPLVGEIRWQQGVLGPVMAWILWYFLCSMGFSQLLRKALNIDMTPTNT; from the coding sequence ATGACGCGTACAGCCGATAAAATCAATTCTCTCGTCCGCGAGGACGGCTCGATGACCGAGGCCCTCGAGGCGATCCGCGAGACGGCGGATCGAAACGGGGGGGAGATCGAATGGTCGGACGTCCGCGACGACCTCACGAGCGGGCAGTGGGGCCGACTGATCGAGAAAGGGATTCTGGTCGATGGCGATGAGGGATTCGAAATCGCGAACCGAGACGCCTACGACGAGGCGTTAGACGGCGATGGTGGCGGTAGCGCCACCGACGTTCCCGACGTCGATATCGACGAGGACGAAGCCAAGTGGTCCCAGTGGGATAAGATGGCCGGCGTCGGTGCCATCTTGTTGATGTTCGGCTACTGGCTCAATTCGGTCGGAGACACGGTTGGGAGGACGGTCGATATGGTCTTTGGCCCGCTCGATGCAGCCCTTCCATTTTACGCCGTGATTATCGCAGTTTCCATGCTCACAGGGCTCTACTCGACGCTGCTTCAGGCGAACTTGATGAACACCGAACGTATCGGTAAGTATCAAGAGCGCATGAACGCGATGCAGGAAAAACAGAAGGACGTTCGCGAGCGCAAGAAAGAAGCCGAAGAGCGCGGCGCGAGCGAGGCGGAACTCGAGGCGCTCGAAAACGAGATGCAACAGGCTCGCGAAGAGCAGATGGAAGCCATGGCGGACAACCTGGGCATGTTCAAAGAGCAGTTCCGGCCGATGGTCTGGATTATGCTCTTTACGATCCCGCTGTTCCTCTGGATGTACTGGAAGGTGTCGACGCTCCAGGGAGCCGAGCGGTACGTCATCATGCCGCTTGTCGGTGAGATTCGATGGCAACAGGGCGTACTCGGGCCGGTGATGGCCTGGATTCTCTGGTACTTCCTCTGTTCGATGGGCTTTTCCCAGCTGTTGCGGAAAGCGCTCAACATCGATATGACCCCCACGAACACCTGA